One genomic window of Micromonospora sp. WMMD1128 includes the following:
- a CDS encoding TRAP transporter fused permease subunit codes for MDAAEVPLPPDEGDVTDPAWADDGPGASHHHTRDPAHPDTRELAARFEEEKPGRVLSGPVGMLFTGVTVAVALLTLRQVFFPLAQGSKYYLIIFLAGVLPMVFLAYPARARHTTRPTAVDWLLAAAAFGVCLYPVLPVALGAAGGGGYDAFLDRQGLLNPLDVAFGTGLLLLLLEACRRTTGWILPAVCVLFLGYGYYGGLLPQSWPVAHAGLDFGQLVDAFYNSDTGFYGTPLDVAASYIVLFTIYGAVLDLSGAGRFFVELSAAAFRRSRTAAGRTAVASGFLLGTVSGSGAATTVSIGAVTWPILRRAGYPPERAGGMLAAAGVGAILSPPTLGAAAFIIAEYLGVSYLQVLGWATVPTVLYYLGILLSVEIDARRSDVRPVVLDTGSAWRLLARFGYHFLSLLVIIVVLALGASAMRAVVIATGLAAALSFLDRRHRLTPARLVAALRDGVRGVLAVSAVCAAAGIITATTTKTGLGPQAAALLIGGAQSVSSEPAVVLALTAVLAAVALSLLGLAVPVTASFVIGWVIIGPALLHLGVAAPAAAMFVFYFAVLSEVSPPTALAAVAAAAITGGRLVPTMWQTLRYALPAYLIPLAFVITPTGLGLLGIGGAGRIALAGLVSALGVTVLAVAAGGWLPGVGPAGPPERLLGAVAGLVLLWLEPLPMAIGAVLAASAVAGVYARRGAARPSTEESPGEEST; via the coding sequence GTGGACGCCGCCGAGGTGCCGCTCCCGCCGGACGAGGGGGACGTCACCGACCCCGCGTGGGCGGACGACGGACCGGGCGCGAGCCACCACCACACGCGGGACCCGGCGCACCCCGACACCCGCGAACTGGCCGCGCGTTTCGAGGAGGAGAAACCGGGCCGGGTGCTCTCCGGACCGGTCGGGATGCTCTTCACCGGCGTCACCGTCGCGGTCGCGCTGCTGACCCTCCGGCAGGTGTTCTTTCCGCTGGCACAGGGCAGCAAGTACTACCTCATCATCTTTCTCGCCGGCGTACTGCCGATGGTTTTCCTCGCGTACCCCGCCCGGGCCCGGCACACGACGCGGCCGACGGCTGTCGACTGGCTGCTGGCCGCCGCCGCGTTCGGGGTCTGCCTCTACCCGGTGCTGCCGGTCGCGCTCGGCGCGGCCGGCGGCGGCGGCTACGACGCCTTCCTCGACCGGCAGGGCCTGCTGAACCCGCTGGACGTGGCGTTCGGCACCGGCCTGCTGCTCCTGCTGCTGGAGGCGTGCCGCCGCACCACCGGATGGATCCTCCCCGCCGTGTGCGTGCTGTTCCTCGGCTACGGCTACTACGGCGGGCTGCTCCCGCAGTCGTGGCCGGTGGCGCACGCCGGCCTGGACTTCGGGCAGCTCGTCGACGCGTTCTACAACTCCGACACCGGCTTCTACGGCACCCCGCTCGACGTGGCCGCCTCCTACATCGTGCTGTTCACCATCTACGGCGCGGTGCTCGACCTCTCCGGCGCCGGCCGGTTCTTCGTGGAACTCTCCGCCGCCGCGTTCCGCCGCTCCCGCACCGCCGCCGGCCGGACCGCGGTCGCCTCCGGCTTCCTGCTCGGCACCGTCTCCGGTTCCGGCGCCGCCACCACGGTCAGCATCGGGGCGGTCACCTGGCCGATCCTGCGCCGCGCCGGCTACCCGCCCGAACGGGCCGGCGGCATGCTCGCCGCAGCCGGGGTCGGCGCGATCCTCTCCCCGCCCACGCTCGGCGCGGCGGCCTTCATCATCGCCGAATACCTCGGCGTGTCCTACCTCCAGGTGCTCGGCTGGGCCACCGTGCCGACCGTCCTCTACTACCTGGGCATCCTGCTCTCCGTCGAGATCGACGCCCGGCGCTCGGACGTACGCCCGGTGGTCCTCGACACCGGCTCGGCGTGGCGGCTGCTGGCCCGCTTCGGCTACCACTTCCTCTCGCTCCTCGTGATCATCGTGGTGCTGGCGCTCGGCGCCTCCGCGATGCGGGCGGTGGTGATCGCCACCGGGCTGGCCGCCGCGCTGTCCTTCCTGGACCGGCGGCACCGGCTCACCCCGGCCCGGCTGGTGGCGGCGCTACGCGACGGCGTACGCGGGGTGCTCGCGGTGAGCGCGGTGTGCGCCGCGGCCGGCATCATCACCGCCACCACCACCAAGACCGGCCTCGGCCCGCAGGCGGCGGCGCTGCTGATCGGCGGCGCGCAGTCGGTCAGCTCCGAACCGGCGGTGGTGCTGGCGCTCACCGCCGTGCTCGCCGCGGTCGCGCTCAGCCTGCTCGGCCTCGCCGTGCCGGTCACCGCGTCCTTCGTGATCGGCTGGGTCATCATCGGCCCGGCGCTGCTGCACCTGGGCGTCGCCGCCCCCGCCGCGGCCATGTTCGTCTTCTACTTCGCGGTGCTGTCCGAGGTCTCGCCGCCGACCGCGCTGGCCGCGGTCGCCGCCGCCGCGATCACCGGCGGCCGGCTGGTGCCGACCATGTGGCAGACCCTGCGGTACGCGCTGCCGGCGTACCTCATCCCGCTCGCCTTCGTGATCACGCCGACCGGCCTCGGGCTGCTCGGCATCGGCGGGGCCGGACGGATCGCGCTGGCCGGCCTGGTCTCCGCGCTCGGCGTCACAGTGCTGGCCGTGGCGGCCGGCGGGTGGCTACCCGGCGTCGGCCCGGCCGGCCCGCCGGAGCGGCTCCTCGGCGCGGTCGCCGGGCTGGTGCTGCTCTGGCTGGAACCGCTGCCCATGGCGATCGGCGCGGTGCTCGCCGCGTCGGCCGTCGCGGGCGTGTACGCCCGACGTGGCGCCGCCCGCCCGTCGACAGAGGAATCCCCTGGGGAGGAGAGCACGTGA
- a CDS encoding TAXI family TRAP transporter solute-binding subunit encodes MKRIDRRIAAGVGALALVAAGGCGGRQDNAATDDAARDVTCKVTKDTRVGIATGNATGVYYVVGNALAGELTKTTDGKLTGTAAETGASVQNVEQLVAGQYDVAFSLFDTAVNAVQGKESFDAPQPVRALARIYDNYTQVVVRADSGITSVAGMKGRKISTGSPKSGTEVIANRLLTAAGLDPAKDVQAQRLDLTKTVDGMKDGSIDGFFWSGGVPTGGVTDLFTTAGDKMTFLDLSPLLPKMAELNPAYQAGTIGKDIYRTPADVPTIVVPNVLLVRDNLDADVACAITRTVFDRRDALAQANPAAKGIELGNARKTDPVPLHRGAERALTDLGAS; translated from the coding sequence GTGAAACGGATCGACAGGCGAATAGCCGCGGGCGTCGGGGCGCTGGCCCTGGTCGCCGCCGGCGGGTGCGGAGGCCGGCAGGACAACGCGGCGACCGACGACGCCGCTCGCGACGTCACCTGCAAGGTCACCAAGGACACCCGGGTCGGCATCGCCACCGGCAACGCCACCGGCGTCTACTACGTGGTCGGCAACGCGCTCGCCGGTGAACTCACCAAGACGACCGACGGCAAGCTCACCGGGACGGCCGCCGAGACCGGCGCGTCGGTGCAGAACGTCGAGCAACTCGTCGCCGGCCAGTACGACGTGGCGTTCTCGCTGTTCGACACCGCGGTCAACGCGGTGCAGGGCAAGGAGAGCTTCGACGCGCCGCAGCCGGTCAGGGCGCTGGCCCGAATCTACGACAACTACACGCAGGTGGTCGTGCGGGCCGACTCGGGGATCACCTCGGTCGCCGGCATGAAGGGCCGGAAGATCTCCACCGGCTCGCCCAAGTCCGGCACCGAGGTCATCGCCAACCGGCTGCTCACCGCCGCCGGGTTGGACCCGGCCAAGGACGTCCAGGCGCAGCGGCTCGACCTCACCAAGACCGTCGACGGCATGAAGGACGGCAGCATCGACGGGTTCTTCTGGTCCGGCGGCGTGCCGACCGGCGGGGTCACCGACCTGTTCACCACCGCCGGCGACAAGATGACGTTCCTCGACCTCAGCCCGCTGCTGCCGAAGATGGCCGAGCTGAACCCGGCGTACCAGGCCGGCACCATCGGCAAGGACATCTACCGGACGCCGGCCGACGTGCCCACCATCGTGGTGCCGAACGTGCTGCTGGTGCGAGACAACCTCGACGCGGACGTCGCCTGCGCGATCACCCGGACGGTCTTCGACCGCAGGGACGCGCTGGCCCAGGCGAACCCGGCCGCCAAGGGCATCGAGCTGGGCAACGCCCGCAAGACGGACCCGGTGCCGCTGCACCGGGGCGCGGAGCGGGCGCTCACCGACCTCGGCGCGAGCTGA
- a CDS encoding helix-turn-helix transcriptional regulator: protein MELSSMLEHFAEELRLARAANGMSQTSLAEALTYSGALVAKVETCERRPSLDFARRCDTVLGTDGRFERIQRRIGRESVVPWFRDWPGIEADATALRSFEPLCVPGLLQTEGYARALLSGGGLFAPDEVEQQVTTRLDRQALLTRERPPLFTFVVDEHVLRRRIGGPEVMREQVRHLVKVGSGLPRVRIHVVPLTAGAYPGVNGPFVIATPPHGEDVVYQEGQLHAQVIDRAEHVRQMVEVWESVRGEALSHQQSLEFLTEMAETWT from the coding sequence GTGGAACTGTCGTCCATGCTGGAGCACTTCGCCGAGGAGCTGCGGCTCGCCCGCGCAGCCAACGGCATGTCCCAGACGTCGTTGGCCGAGGCGTTGACCTACTCCGGCGCGCTGGTGGCCAAGGTGGAGACCTGCGAGCGCCGCCCGAGCCTGGATTTCGCGCGCCGCTGCGACACGGTGCTCGGCACGGATGGGCGCTTCGAGCGGATCCAGCGGCGGATCGGCCGGGAGAGCGTGGTGCCGTGGTTCCGCGACTGGCCCGGCATCGAGGCGGACGCGACCGCGCTGCGCTCGTTCGAGCCGCTCTGCGTGCCGGGCCTGCTCCAGACCGAGGGCTACGCCCGCGCGTTGCTCTCCGGCGGCGGCCTGTTCGCGCCCGACGAGGTGGAGCAGCAGGTGACGACGCGGCTGGATCGTCAGGCGTTGCTGACCCGGGAGCGGCCACCGCTGTTCACCTTCGTCGTCGACGAGCACGTGCTGCGCCGGCGGATCGGCGGGCCGGAGGTGATGCGCGAGCAGGTGCGCCACCTGGTGAAGGTCGGCTCGGGGCTGCCCCGGGTGCGCATCCACGTCGTGCCGCTCACGGCCGGGGCCTACCCTGGCGTCAACGGCCCGTTCGTGATCGCCACCCCACCGCACGGCGAGGACGTCGTCTACCAGGAGGGCCAGCTCCACGCCCAGGTGATCGACCGCGCCGAGCACGTGCGGCAGATGGTCGAGGTGTGGGAGTCGGTCCGCGGTGAGGCACTATCGCACCAGCAGTCCCTCGAATTCCTGACGGAGATGGCGGAGACATGGACCTGA
- a CDS encoding flavin reductase translates to MPRHRPHVAARPSWRCRICGAAWPCSPARLALLGEYREDRIALLVYLGTLLCEATTDLATVRDGTAPQDLAQRFVAWARTPRPTEI, encoded by the coding sequence ATGCCGCGTCACCGCCCACACGTCGCGGCGCGCCCGTCCTGGCGCTGCCGGATCTGCGGTGCGGCGTGGCCGTGCTCGCCCGCCCGGCTCGCCCTGCTCGGTGAGTACCGCGAGGATCGGATCGCGCTACTGGTGTACCTCGGCACGCTCCTGTGCGAGGCGACGACCGACCTCGCCACCGTGCGTGACGGCACCGCTCCCCAGGACCTGGCACAGCGCTTCGTCGCATGGGCCCGCACACCCCGCCCGACCGAGATCTGA
- a CDS encoding nitrate- and nitrite sensing domain-containing protein, whose protein sequence is MPQPHPTRVRRHHRSADRAGRFRSVRVQLLAPILVATAGLVVLGAAQSGAALDASADAGRARVLAGTATATVRLVHELERELAETAALRQRGGNAGRPLVDAQRRRVDAAVDRYRSAGGDARRAAPDLARVLDNADGHLDQLDPARALAVTGERGDPAYGSLVESLLAVADALPSQLRDAGLANEAREVASVAAQEHLAALERDLLRTVFVRGALERGELARLGRLRGAREQRQAEFLRIASGPSNAAWYRVVDGTDVTAARRMRDAVLDTDGTPETLRTDGDAWYVAQSGAIRRYNLLGRELSDDLDRDAAELAGDARLRALLTAAATSAVALGSLVTAVLLAVRTSRRLRRLRVAALTMANRELPERITSIAAGEGAPEDGPATRMTDGIRRGRDEVAQVAEAFDTVNRAALRLAGQQAELRLDVTRMAEALARRIRTLITRQLRLLDDFEREETDPDALARLFALDHLAARLRRNGENLLVLAGGEPGRGHEGALLLDDVVRAAASEIEDYPRVEIDVPAAAVHGAAAGNLVHLLAELLENATVYSPPASRVLVDGRRTVDGLVLRVHDQGIGISDSRLAEINERLAAPATLSSAAAGSMGLHVVAHLAARHGIRVQLHHVDSGTVAQVEVPESALTRVEAVTRRPAADRRAPHGPTAPWFKPGSTAVPAAAVGDLVTAAPPAARSPGARGVAAVRPPGGALPVPVEARLRPVSAPPAPVSTTGAGLPRRTRGGSLPAPMPSATTPPPAADLLDPEVVRARLSALAAGVASATRRTSNTTTTPTGRTP, encoded by the coding sequence GTGCCGCAGCCCCACCCCACCCGCGTACGCCGGCACCACCGTTCCGCGGACCGTGCCGGGCGTTTCCGGTCGGTGCGCGTCCAACTGCTCGCGCCGATCCTGGTGGCCACGGCCGGTCTGGTGGTGCTCGGCGCGGCGCAGTCCGGCGCCGCGCTGGACGCCTCCGCGGACGCCGGCCGGGCGCGCGTGCTGGCCGGCACCGCGACCGCGACCGTCCGGCTGGTGCACGAGCTGGAACGCGAGCTGGCCGAGACGGCCGCGCTGCGCCAGCGCGGCGGCAACGCCGGGCGGCCCCTCGTCGACGCCCAGCGACGCCGGGTGGACGCCGCGGTCGACAGGTACCGCTCGGCCGGCGGCGACGCCCGGCGGGCCGCCCCGGACCTGGCCCGGGTGCTCGACAACGCCGACGGCCACCTCGACCAGCTCGACCCGGCCCGTGCGCTGGCGGTGACCGGGGAACGCGGCGACCCGGCGTACGGGTCCCTGGTGGAGTCGCTGCTCGCGGTCGCGGACGCGCTGCCCAGCCAGCTCCGCGACGCCGGCCTGGCCAACGAGGCACGCGAGGTCGCCTCGGTGGCCGCCCAGGAGCACCTCGCCGCGCTGGAACGCGACCTGCTGCGCACGGTGTTCGTCCGCGGCGCGTTGGAGCGGGGCGAGCTGGCCCGGCTGGGCCGGCTGCGGGGTGCCCGGGAGCAGCGGCAGGCCGAATTCCTCCGGATCGCCTCCGGACCGTCGAACGCCGCCTGGTACCGGGTGGTCGACGGCACGGACGTGACGGCGGCCCGGCGGATGCGCGACGCGGTGCTGGACACCGACGGTACGCCGGAGACGCTGCGGACCGACGGCGACGCCTGGTACGTGGCGCAGAGCGGCGCCATCCGCCGGTACAACCTGCTCGGCCGGGAACTCTCCGACGACCTGGACCGTGACGCCGCCGAGCTGGCCGGCGACGCCCGGCTGCGCGCGCTGCTGACCGCCGCCGCGACGAGCGCCGTCGCGCTCGGCTCGCTCGTCACCGCCGTGCTGCTGGCGGTACGCACCAGCCGCCGGCTGCGCCGGCTGCGGGTCGCGGCGCTCACCATGGCGAACCGGGAGCTGCCGGAACGGATCACCTCGATCGCGGCGGGCGAGGGCGCGCCCGAGGACGGTCCGGCCACCCGGATGACCGACGGGATCCGCCGCGGGCGGGACGAGGTGGCGCAGGTCGCCGAGGCGTTCGACACCGTCAACCGGGCCGCGCTGCGGCTCGCCGGTCAGCAGGCCGAGCTGCGGCTGGACGTCACCCGGATGGCCGAGGCGCTGGCCCGCCGGATCCGTACGCTGATCACCCGGCAGCTCCGGCTGCTCGACGACTTCGAACGCGAGGAGACCGACCCGGACGCGCTGGCCCGGCTCTTCGCGCTCGACCACCTGGCCGCCCGGTTGCGCCGCAACGGCGAGAACCTGCTGGTCCTCGCCGGCGGCGAGCCCGGCCGGGGGCACGAGGGCGCGTTGCTCCTGGACGACGTGGTGCGGGCGGCGGCGTCCGAGATCGAGGACTACCCGCGGGTGGAGATCGACGTGCCGGCCGCCGCGGTGCACGGCGCGGCGGCCGGCAACCTGGTGCACCTGCTGGCCGAGCTGCTGGAGAACGCCACGGTCTACTCGCCGCCGGCGTCCCGGGTGCTCGTCGACGGGCGGCGGACCGTGGACGGGCTGGTGCTGCGCGTCCACGACCAGGGCATCGGCATCAGCGACAGCCGGTTGGCCGAGATCAACGAACGGCTCGCCGCGCCGGCCACGCTGTCGAGCGCCGCCGCCGGGAGCATGGGCCTGCACGTGGTGGCCCACCTGGCCGCCCGGCACGGCATCCGGGTGCAGTTGCACCACGTCGACAGCGGAACGGTGGCGCAGGTGGAGGTGCCCGAGTCGGCGCTGACCCGGGTCGAGGCGGTGACCCGACGGCCGGCCGCCGACCGCCGGGCCCCGCACGGGCCCACCGCGCCCTGGTTCAAGCCGGGGAGCACGGCGGTGCCGGCCGCCGCGGTCGGCGACCTGGTCACCGCCGCGCCGCCGGCCGCCCGATCGCCCGGCGCGCGCGGCGTCGCCGCGGTACGCCCACCGGGCGGCGCCCTGCCGGTGCCGGTCGAGGCGCGGCTCCGGCCGGTGAGCGCCCCGCCGGCGCCGGTGTCGACCACCGGCGCGGGCCTGCCCCGCCGGACCCGGGGCGGGAGCCTGCCCGCGCCGATGCCCAGCGCCACCACGCCGCCGCCGGCGGCGGACCTGCTCGACCCCGAGGTCGTACGCGCCCGGCTGTCCGCGCTCGCCGCGGGGGTGGCCAGCGCGACCCGCCGTACCTCGAACACCACCACCACACCCACCGGGAGAACGCCATGA
- a CDS encoding TAXI family TRAP transporter solute-binding subunit yields MTRRPLRLVAALLSAVLVAGCGGGDTAAPAWHGGRIFLATGNTTGVYYQLGGGYADLISRHLPGYEARAEPTGASVENITRLASGDMEIAFSLADTAADAVSGRGVFDKQPQPVRALARVYSNYTHVIVRADGKIGSFADLRGKRISTGSPKSGTDIVAGRLLTAAGIDPDRDIQRVNLSLPETVKRMRANALDAMFFSGGLPTPGVKDLLSATPGRFRLLPLSDLIEPLGARFGPVYTTAILPKEVYGTPEPTPTITVANVILVAADMPDQLAYDLTRVLFTWQSELAQVHPEAANFTRSSAALTDPIPLHPGARRFYRSGGNR; encoded by the coding sequence GTGACCCGCCGCCCGCTGCGGCTGGTGGCCGCGCTGCTGTCGGCCGTGCTGGTGGCCGGCTGCGGCGGCGGGGACACCGCCGCTCCGGCCTGGCACGGCGGGCGGATCTTCCTGGCCACCGGCAACACCACAGGCGTCTACTACCAGCTCGGCGGCGGGTACGCCGACCTGATCAGCCGGCACCTGCCGGGCTACGAGGCGCGGGCGGAGCCGACCGGCGCGTCGGTGGAGAACATCACCCGGCTGGCGAGCGGCGACATGGAGATCGCGTTCAGCCTGGCCGACACCGCCGCCGACGCGGTCAGCGGGCGGGGCGTCTTCGACAAGCAGCCGCAGCCGGTGCGGGCGCTGGCCCGGGTCTACAGCAACTACACCCACGTGATCGTCCGCGCCGACGGCAAGATCGGCAGCTTCGCCGACCTGCGCGGCAAGCGGATCTCCACCGGCTCGCCGAAGTCCGGCACCGACATCGTCGCCGGGCGCCTGCTCACCGCCGCCGGCATCGACCCCGACCGGGACATCCAGCGGGTCAACCTGTCGCTGCCGGAGACCGTCAAGCGGATGCGGGCCAACGCTCTGGACGCCATGTTCTTCTCCGGCGGGCTACCCACCCCGGGCGTCAAGGACCTGCTCTCCGCCACGCCCGGGAGGTTCCGGCTGCTGCCGCTGAGCGACCTGATCGAGCCGCTGGGCGCCCGCTTCGGCCCGGTCTACACCACCGCGATCCTGCCCAAGGAGGTCTACGGCACGCCGGAGCCGACACCGACCATCACGGTGGCGAACGTGATCCTGGTGGCCGCGGACATGCCGGACCAGCTCGCGTACGACCTGACCCGGGTGCTCTTCACCTGGCAGAGCGAGCTGGCCCAGGTGCACCCGGAGGCGGCGAACTTCACCCGGTCGAGCGCGGCGCTGACCGATCCGATCCCGCTGCACCCGGGCGCGCGGCGGTTCTACCGCAGCGGCGGCAACCGCTGA
- a CDS encoding DUF397 domain-containing protein, with translation MDLSNARWRTSSRSNGQGGNCVEVADGLPGVVAVRDSKDPAGPILAFGPDAWRAFVDRLPAR, from the coding sequence ATGGACCTGAGCAACGCCCGGTGGCGCACGAGCAGCCGCAGCAACGGCCAGGGCGGCAACTGCGTGGAGGTGGCGGACGGACTGCCGGGCGTGGTCGCGGTGCGCGACTCGAAGGACCCGGCCGGTCCGATCCTGGCCTTCGGCCCCGACGCCTGGCGCGCGTTCGTCGACCGGCTCCCCGCCCGCTGA
- a CDS encoding MerR family transcriptional regulator: MFSIGEFAGLGRVSVRMLRHYDAIGLLRPAHVDPHSGYRFYTAVQLRLLNRVTALKDLGFSLQQVQTLIDEEVDPAELRGMLRLRRAELAARMRQDTARLAQVDARLRMIESEGHMDTGDVVLKNIPAIRVAQLSGTAAGYDHPTSITENLTPLYPRLMESLERHGIAITGAPIAWYEPAPSEPGDETIRVHAAFPIGTADEPPAAGFEVVTLPPIGYAATALHHGPMSEAFRTGQKIANWIDDHGHRAVEPGFAREVYLDCPPDEFDRWVTEMQVPVRVATAS; this comes from the coding sequence ATGTTCAGTATCGGAGAGTTCGCCGGCCTGGGCCGGGTGTCGGTGCGCATGCTGCGCCACTACGACGCCATCGGCCTGTTGCGTCCCGCCCACGTCGACCCGCACAGCGGCTACCGCTTCTACACCGCCGTGCAACTGCGCCTGCTCAACCGGGTGACCGCCCTGAAGGATCTGGGCTTCAGCCTCCAGCAGGTGCAGACGCTCATCGACGAGGAGGTGGATCCCGCCGAGCTGCGCGGCATGCTGCGCCTGCGCCGGGCCGAACTGGCCGCGCGGATGCGGCAGGACACCGCCCGCCTGGCCCAGGTCGACGCGCGACTCCGCATGATCGAGAGCGAGGGGCACATGGACACCGGAGACGTCGTCCTGAAGAACATCCCGGCGATCCGGGTGGCGCAACTGTCCGGCACCGCCGCCGGCTACGACCACCCGACGTCGATCACCGAGAACCTCACGCCGCTCTATCCCCGGCTGATGGAGTCGCTGGAGCGGCACGGGATCGCCATCACCGGCGCGCCGATCGCCTGGTACGAGCCGGCGCCGTCCGAGCCCGGCGACGAGACGATCCGGGTGCACGCGGCGTTCCCGATCGGCACGGCCGACGAGCCTCCGGCCGCCGGCTTCGAGGTGGTCACGCTTCCCCCCATCGGGTACGCGGCGACAGCGCTGCACCACGGCCCGATGTCGGAGGCGTTCCGGACCGGGCAGAAGATCGCCAACTGGATCGACGACCACGGTCACCGGGCGGTCGAACCGGGTTTCGCCCGGGAGGTCTACCTGGACTGCCCGCCGGACGAGTTCGACAGGTGGGTGACCG
- a CDS encoding roadblock/LC7 domain-containing protein translates to MTTPVTAGLDWLLANFAEQVPDVSHALAVSEDGLRLASSPDLSADQVDQLAAVISGLASLTVGAARLMSAGRVRQQIVDMDGGVMLVMAVGERALLGVLAAPGCDLGQIGYETATLVQRVAEALEPAVRQ, encoded by the coding sequence ATGACCACACCCGTTACCGCCGGACTCGACTGGCTGCTGGCGAACTTCGCCGAGCAGGTGCCGGACGTCTCGCACGCGCTCGCGGTCTCCGAGGACGGGCTGCGCCTGGCCTCCTCCCCGGACCTCTCCGCCGACCAGGTCGACCAGCTCGCCGCCGTGATCAGCGGCCTGGCCAGCCTGACCGTGGGCGCGGCCCGGCTGATGTCGGCCGGGCGGGTACGCCAGCAGATCGTGGACATGGACGGCGGGGTGATGCTGGTGATGGCGGTCGGCGAGCGGGCGTTGCTCGGCGTGCTCGCCGCGCCCGGGTGCGACCTGGGCCAGATCGGCTACGAGACGGCGACGCTGGTGCAGCGGGTGGCGGAGGCGTTGGAACCGGCGGTCCGGCAGTGA